The genome window GAATGATCGGCCGGTTTCAGCGTGATTATAGCCTGTTCGACCATGCGCCCGTCCAGGTGGCAGCCCTTGCCGGTATTGATCTGTACTGCGCCTGCTCCGGTGGCGCGTATGCGCTCGGCGTCGTTTTCGGTTTGCTGATCGCCCTCGATCACATTCAGCGCATACTGGTTTTTCAGGTCTTGTATGCTGCGTTCGAGTAAACTGGTTTTACCGGAGCCGGGGCTGGACACCAAGTTGAGCGCGAGTATGCAGTGTTCGTCGAAATAGCGCCGGTTGCGCGCTGCGTCGGCATCGTTGCGGCCGAGGATGTCCTGTTCGATCTTGATGATGCGCGCCTGACTCAGGCCGCCGATGTGCAGACCGGCAGGCCCCAGCCCATAGTGGTGATGGTGGGAATGCCCGTGCGCATGGTCGTGAGGATGATCGTGGTTATGTTGATGATCGCCGTGATGATGTGCATGCGCAGTATCTTCCGCATGGCTGTGAGTGTCGCCGCAACCGCATACTGTACACATTTACTCTACCTCCAGAGCTGTAATTTTCAATTCCTCGCCGCCGGTAATTTGCAGCTGGTGTCCATCGCACAGCGGACAAGGCGCTTGATAATTGCCCACGGAGACCTGTCTGCTGCATTCGAAGCACCAGGCCGTTCCGGGAGTTTCGGTAATTTCCAGCACCGCCTGTTCGGCGGGGCCGTCCTTGCGCAGAAACTCGAAACCGAACTGCAAAGCCTCGGGATCGACGCCCGCCATCGGGCCTATCGCCAGACAGACCTTGCGCACGCGCGTAAAGCGCTGTTCGC of Candidatus Methylospira mobilis contains these proteins:
- the hypB gene encoding hydrogenase nickel incorporation protein HypB translates to MCTVCGCGDTHSHAEDTAHAHHHGDHQHNHDHPHDHAHGHSHHHHYGLGPAGLHIGGLSQARIIKIEQDILGRNDADAARNRRYFDEHCILALNLVSSPGSGKTSLLERSIQDLKNQYALNVIEGDQQTENDAERIRATGAGAVQINTGKGCHLDGRMVEQAIITLKPADHSVLFIENVGNLVCPALFDLGEAAKVVILSVTEGEDKPLKYPDMFHRAGLVLINKIDLLPYLSFDLERCLHYVRQVNAEADIIQLTATGGEGLSQWYDWIKQKRQALLNSRIAELEQAAAVKAQL
- the hypA gene encoding hydrogenase maturation nickel metallochaperone HypA, with amino-acid sequence MHELSLCQGIIDIIDAQAREQRFTRVRKVCLAIGPMAGVDPEALQFGFEFLRKDGPAEQAVLEITETPGTAWCFECSRQVSVGNYQAPCPLCDGHQLQITGGEELKITALEVE